One segment of Syngnathus scovelli strain Florida chromosome 6, RoL_Ssco_1.2, whole genome shotgun sequence DNA contains the following:
- the map1ab gene encoding microtubule-associated protein 1A — MAMTESSPRRVAMEMPARGALPAVEEDEGGSSCVQLPAFEELLRYRAGGGGGGRRRRGPPFNRAGHYVLVVIGDVVTEQQLDAARGHIEAGIRSWDVDLNRCDLEHQLQLFITRHSAHFSSDVRGQRTLHHRSDVLETVVLVNPSVETVVAEIQCLITDSAGHKLVILSGPSSEHGGLLLQRGFFTHDTFASIFSDPGVIELLGPSIPKQQATLTVSCRGEVGWNPVGQQQSLREFLHYKLNPDPVILNMEGVTEFSEYICATVDVPSPFELLEPPTSGGFLKLSKPCCYIFPGGRGDSALFAVNGFNILVDGGSERKSCFWKLVRHLDRIDSILLTHVGADNLPGINGILQRKIAEQEEEGSQGSTNGTDWLKNLISPELGVVFFNVPEKLRMPESNLKVKRSIEEASLTLQYLNKLGIKPEPLYRVVSNTIEPITLFHKMGVGRLDMYVLNPVKESKEMQFLMQKWAGNSKAKTGIVLPNGKEGEISVPYLTSVSALIVWLPANPAERIVRVLFPGNAPQNKILEGLEKLKHLDYLRYPVATQKDIASGAPPSGLKQTKLKQRTESKESLKSSPKTTAKVSKEKTEGQDDVGTETQSEPVKEILSAKKDTKKTSKTIKSKLDIPEKKKLLKEKSLRKHSKERVSKMDEKKDKEKKEIKKVKKDESARKDEKRDGKAKEDKKKDPSKPELRKIAKPDLKPLTPEVRKTLHKAKVSSKTKIGKTKPAKAKPKPEEPKTRQEKVQSGESIQAEPTQDEVPPSKGLAEDTQVVKEVAGDLLKAFVGEDNLQIAAQSLPQEKTEEPGSVPPTTEPPSREEPRLPEAEDNQKEMDETQMYEDEGAASQDEDAPDTAEARTEEEEEEEEEKEEEEEDMGIGEEEDEFQLKEHDGMDSRHETKHKSETLAKVDTKVDEDEPVKKAELEEVEDLDVIADEELTGEGAAKELMVSESKAHTLTRAEMEEDEEEEEGYLSHVAGTTAPISAPGTGTAAVEPISHIQDETIPGYSETEQTISDEEIHEEAEERIPHLQYDVGSHDVSVPDQTGSFVNIHGMREMQASAGKGFIPGVQEQVSLFTNIFTAPLAEEEHVSSATSITEYDKMSSLPTSLAEDQSVASTVALEEPAKSRVASEQLLSSGTLSPSSLEDKSPSADLQLPLEDAKKVPESHDDDDDEEEEEDQTPNVDISLEKLQEGYALSQEPKCKEKDAEKLSGPASFVAMSIEEDKPVRFPVEEENIDAVASKGVSSVVPTRPFGSDSVTSESEERCFSPDDITVKMASPTQSGPPSASHSPLRHSPDLDLPKLATSTGDKIRMKKEEEQKDTKREDKPSVKEPEPVMEAVQDMEKQTTTNPNPSTQVQAPLSGPKSPTDEEHDTSAEKCFLDDNENNNKGNFDDDDKSVVKTTVTIKASELQQMEDENESKSAPLEDVCDVSPIKDEKVVKDAKLDTDKPATNETFDAIMKDDLQDLGAETGPLAKSPEEATVDDHELQTMEEIKKTDDVAERNETKQEARDEDRSSDIFTTKAEETEIQFVHSTEAKDDRSIEKPCEEDKQERNSKDETADDKIIKDDEVESRPVADEQTKKDEADTMSSETVCMAVAHITAKEKEQEIKSSIREPSLADKPDKDTKIALDAFANDIPVAVEMASENINEQTALQDDISAHDKMDAITDKLAKKEEVVDQSLGIKSEEEDEATDEKTAEPTKVEPKDSVVVKPMAEVDKKMDTEEQQQKMDTKEIQKEEADEKHKSSDGVLKKEELQDVDVVLTQTMKDKQSPVKLKEPTVLEDVQETTKDGKDVPKDCSEDPKLKEVKSEEISEKSVKDSVKQHASDNETMKDNKGEPTIRSNGDKQETDTESFDREKIQKTVTRGDVNEVDGGAKDNIPGEEPFDTVTAAPKEEEQECDQVETVVISSKEKMVKEKDVAHVAELSKEKKMEQEQEKEATCETKDLRETKSEEIKTTSDMKAEEISDKERAEVEHAKEKWEREELQEKDLDEPRMESAQATLRDTVLDQRPAFLVQSSDEDQEEEEDEEEYICMGSRPLSVELRKPQPDSISAIQTSTLSDRPEEAAPRPSVIVIPILTMQEPSVDEDIKDFSAEECGLSNDVAKPATAPSTTTHPEPSSTPDSGTSIEKQEPSSDLSYTRTEPESGSSTESQSKIQSPISPGAGKLDKEAEREMEGEREAASPGFSQPCSYFLLDKDSDDGRPTDALKSEESTENGQQNQTLDASKYDPYEKPVPKDTATREGTGVFEGQTLEISMDDNRRMSQTRSAVFLHEDQVKEPTSLSRVDDDSPQSDSHQSASPEEENREKGQEEEQEREQRADVTPADSFSAFNMQDNKISQESYSPKEDKPEKSEKEKEDTQEGTSGTLQTGERDQASSGGVLHSAGQQESWNQSDVSTPFTQKDTATKETEKSSKDTMAAEKDILPQDASSSAREEQEGKLRAGLSSLSLDDNILASDNSQAMTDFPKGKEHLVDVRLLVAGEDFNVDDDDEDDDEEEEDSSDVDMEKGAREQSEKERCGRSPNDNTTPSEDSNKTSPELNFQKEEMFSKPTPDQAFMTSKQDTSQIFQSGDTNFLEKEMVYGATAAGMTTFPEAKSEAETTTSAVKEPKPLETKEDKTCLSPEPASPRIAEGVASSEIQRSQNKDEDKEPLSPPSENSCQSSPTSNLSSSTSAVPSDRPTSVSVPASGLFALHTDTYADIGPGGSEGYSAVTQVGPKDQQHESHPDVCGPVTLREDDQEDNRVESSALTAKTENQLSWLPCAFTTSSASNTSAFYSFTQHLEDAASNLAQQVPLLTSSSVTSASGALQRDEYMEVMTKPAKEYPQAEETKLSSSVGASIELSSSEASFDVSSQRADRVPQGPADLVRDFEGQNMSRDKNTSSLQTTESNLNTTDPKTATTVASLPEVLMQTAPHAASVTSASPSGAMNTSCAVADPPQAEEGKQPSVKTPHDEKEKMMIQDEGDQETRKTDTAVGQMESKSSEDEMCKDSTEKMKAADVKWEKEADLPEVSEKPLERLGTRRRSSISDWELLQKPDDFPSAPPLGYGDQDEEAFKWMASIHGASSGATLSKAKTDRPSDLNTGAFSASSLTDSSYDYKQLKGELSPSFINPSPHQFSGDEGEEDDQSDRSQEGGDAVHEQKSVKRKSHKQRRHHGDAGHQLSGVTLAGEETPPTSVSESLPSPSDSDVPPGTEECPSITAEGNLDSDEDAEHLPADKLSAPGAAGGQRPSSPRAAQKTQDPFPTSVKDPPPQPPHPHACMVDPEAVLQDVSSTGKPLKKDPKGLRKAKPKSASPARKGDTKKRSTTPVKQAHKDSASPQSASLRRKDLERSSKLVKMSENQGSQSDILKGLVNGVKSSSGNNSQKAPSAVPPGPPVYVDLAYVPNHCSAKNVDQEFFKRVRAAYYVVSGNDPSSGEPSRGVLDALLEGKAQWGSNLQVTLIPTHDTEVTREWYQHTHERQQDLNIMVLASSSTVVMQNESFPACKIEF, encoded by the exons GACAAAGGACTCTACACCACAGAAGTGATGTCCTCGAGACGGTGGTGCTTGTTAACCCTTCCGTAGAAACTGTCGTAGCAGAG ATCCAGTGTCTCATCACAGACTCAGCGGGCCACAAGCTTGTGATCTTGAGTGGTCCAAGCTCGGAACACGGTGGCCTCCTTCTTCAAAGAGGGTTTTTTACCCACGACACCTTTGCGAGTATATTTTCAGATCCTGGG GTCATTGAACTTCTTGGCCCATCCATCCCCAAGCAGCAGGCTACACTTACTGTGTCCTGCCGCGGGGAGGTGGGCTGGAACCCCGTGGGACAGCAGCAGAGCCTTCGAGAGTTCCTGCACTACAAACTAAACCCTGATCCTGTGATCCTCAACATGGAAGGGGTCACCGAGTTCAGCGAGTACATCTGTGCCACGGTTGACGTGCCCTCGCCCTTTGAGCTCCTGGAACCACCGACATCCGGAGGATTCCTGAAACTGTCCAAGCCGTGTTGCTACATCTTTCCCGGCGGACGTGGCGACTCGGCTCTCTTCGCTGTCAACGGCTTCAACATCTTAGTAGACGGCGGCTCTGAACGCAAATCCTGCTTCTGGAAACTGGTCCGGCACCTGGACCGTATCGACTCCATTCTGCTCACTCACGTCGGTGCCGACAATCTCCCCGGGATCAATGGAATCCTACAGAGGAAGATCGCCgagcaggaggaggaaggaTCTCAAGGCTCCACCAACGGTACCGATTGGCTCAAGAACCTGATCTCTCCAGAACTCGGTGTGGTCTTTTTCAACGTGCCGGAAAAGTTGCGCATGCCAGAATCGAATCTTAAAGTCAAACGCAGCATCGAAGAAGCCTCGCTGACTTTGCAGTACCTTAACAAACTGGGAATCAAGCCCGAGCCTCTCTATCGAGTAGTCAGCAACACCATTGAGCCCATTACGCTGTTCCACAAGATGGGAGTGGGCCGCTTAGATATGTACGTTCTCAACCCTGTCAAGGAAAGCAAGGAGATGCAGTTCCTCATGCAAAAGTGGGCTGGCAACAGCAAAGCCAAAACTGGCATTGTTTTGCCAAATGGCAAAGAAGGAGAAATATCCGTGCCCTACCTGACATCAGTCTCCGCCTTAATCGTCTGGCTTCCCGCAAACCCCGCAGAAAGGATCGTCAGAGTCCTCTTCCCGGGAAACGCACCTCAAAACAAGATCCTGGAAGGCCTGGAAAAATTAAAGCACCTTGACTACTTGCGTTATCCCGTGGCTACGCAAAAAGATATTGCGTCAGGAGCACCTCCCTCTGGGCTCAAGCAGACAAAGCTAAAACAAAGAACGGAGAGCAAAGAGAGCCTTAAATCTTCCCCCAAGACAACCGCAAAGGTCAGCAAGGAAAAAACAGAAGGACAAGATGATGTCGGCACAGAGACGCAGAGCGAGCCCGTCAAGGAAATCCTGTCGGCGAAAAAGGACACAAAAAAGACGAGCAAAACAATCAAATCTAAACTTGACAtcccagaaaagaaaaaacttcTCAAGGAAAAATCTTTGAGAAAGCACTCCAAGGAAAGAGTGTCAAAGATGGATGAGAAAAAGGACAAAGAGAAGAAAGAGATCAAGAAGGtcaagaaagatgagtcggctagAAAAGACGAAAAGAGAGACGGCAAGGCCAAAGAGGACAAGAAAAAGGACCCATCCAAACCGGAGCTGAGAAAAATAGCAAAGCCTGACCTCAAACCACTCACGCCAGAAGTACGAAAGACTTTACACAAAGCAAAAGTGTCCAGCAAAACGAAGATCGGAAAAACAAAACCGGCAAAGGCCAAACCGAAGCCAGAAGAACCAAAAACTCGCCAAGAAAAAGTCCAAAGTGGAGAAAGCATTCAAGCAGAGCCAACGCAGGATGAGGTTCCTCCCTCTAAAGGCCTCGCCGAGGACACCCAAGTGGTCAAAGAAGTAGCTGGAGATCTTCTGAAAGCATTCGTTGGTGAGGACAACTTGCAGATTGCAGCCCAAAGCCTTCCCCAAGAGAAGACAGAAGAACCAGGAAGTGTTCCGCCTACGACGGAGCCTCCTTCAAGGGAGGAACCGCGACTACCGGAAGCTGAAGACAACCAGAAAGAGATGGACGAGACTCAGATGTATGAGGATGAGGGAGCTGCATCTCAAGATGAAGATGCTCCTGATACTGCTGAGGCGAGgacagaagaagaggaggaagaggaggaggaaaaagaggaagaagaggaggatatGGGAATTGGCGAAGAGGAAGATGAATTCCAGTTGAAGGAGCATGACGGAATGGACAGCAGACATGAAACGAAACACAAATCAGAAACTTTAGCAAAGGTTGACACAAAAGTGGATGAAGACGAGCCGGTGAAGAAGGCGGAACTGGAAGAAGTTGAAGATCTAGACGTAATAGCCGACGAAGAGCTCACGGGTGAAGGTGCGGCCAAAGAGCTGATGGTCAGCGAGAGCAAAGCCCACACCTTGACCCGAGCTGAGATGGAggaagacgaagaggaggaagagggctACCTTTCACATGTTGCTGGGACAACGGCGCCCATAAGTGCTCCTGGAACCGGAACGGCAGCGGTAGAACCCATCTCCCACATACAAGACGAAACCATTCCGGGCTACTCCGAGACAGAACAGACCATCTCCGACGAGGAGATCCACGAGGAGGCCGAGGAACGGATCCCGCACCTTCAATATGACGTCGGTTCCCACGACGTCTCGGTTCCGGATCAGACTGGGTCATTTGTAAACATTCACGGCATGAGAGAGATGCAGGCTTCGGCCGGGAAAGGTTTCATACCTGGCGTTCAGGAGCAGGTGTCGCTCTTTACCAACATCTTCACTGCTCCTCTGGCGGAGGAAGAACACGTATCTTCTGCGACGTCCATCACAGAGTATGACAAGATgtcctctctgcccacctcgctGGCTGAAGACCAGTCTGTCGCATCCACCGTGGCTCTTGAGGAGCCGGCAAAAAGCCGAGTGGCAAGTGAGCAACTTCTCTCGTCTGGAACGCTTTCACCATCGTCTCTCGAAGACAAGTCTCCTTCGGCTGACTTGCAACTTCCTCTCGAAGACGCAAAGAAGGTTCCCGAGTCccacgatgatgacgacgatgaagaagaagaggaagatcaGACCCCCAATGTTGATATCTCACTGGAGAAACTCCAAGAGGGCTACGCCTTATCCCAAGAACCAAAGTGCAAAGAGAAGGATGCTGAAAAGCTGTCCGGTCCTGCATCTTTTGTCGCCATGTCCATAGAAGAAGACAAACCGGTCCGCTTTCCGGTAGAAGAGGAAAATATTGATGCGGTGGCCTCCAAAGGTGTCTCCTCAGTTGTGCCGACCAGACCTTTTGGCTCGGACTCTGTCACCTCCGAGAGCGAGGAGCGTTGTTTCAGTCCAGATGACATCACTGTCAAAATGGCCTCCCCGACCCAATCGGGACCACCCAGCGCATCTCATTCTCCTCTTCGACATTCTCCTGATCTGGACCTCCCTAAGCTTGCCACCTCAACTGGAGACAAAATcagaatgaagaaagaagaagaacaaaaagACACCAAAAGAGAGGACAAACCATCTGTCAAAGAACCTGAACCTGTCATGGAGGCAGTACAAGACATGGAAAAACAgacaaccactaaccctaacccttcaaCACAAGTTCAAGCACCTTTGTCAGGACCAAAATCTCCCACCGATGAAGAACACGATACATCTGCAGAAAAATGTTTCCTTGACGACAATGAAAATAACAACAAAGGCAACTTTGACGATGACGACAAGTCTGTAGTGAAAACAACTGTCACCATCAAAGCTTCTGAATTACAACAAATGGAGGATGAGAATGAATCCAAATCTGCTCCCCTGGAAGATGTTTGTGATGTTTCACCTATAAAAGATGAGAAGGTAGTGAAAGATGCCAAACTTGACACTGATAAACCTGCAACAAACGAAACGTTTGATGCCATCATGAAAGATGACCTTCAAGACTTGGGAGCAGAGACCGGTCCTTTAGCTAAGTCGCCTGAAGAAGCCACTGTTGATGACCATGAGCTCCAAACCATGGAAGAAATCAAGAAGACAGATGATGTGGCTGAGCGTAACGAAACGAAACAGGAGGCGAGAGACGAGGACAGATCTTCTGACATTTTTACCACAAAAGCAGAAGAAACAGAGATTCAGTTTGTTCACAGCACAGAGGCAAAGGATGATCGTTCAATTGAAAAGCCTTGCGAGGAGGACAAGCAGGAAAGGAACAGCAAGGATGAAACCGCGGACGATAAGATCATCAAAGATGATGAAGTAGAAAGCAGACCCGTCGCAGACGAGCAGACGAAAAAAGACGAGGCAGATACAATGTCGAGTGAAACCGTTTGTATGGCGGTTGCACACATTACGGCCAAAGAAAAGGAACAGGAGATCAAATCTTCCATACGAGAACCATCGCTTGCAGACAAACCGGACAAAGACACAAAAATAGCGCTAGACGCTTTTGCTAACGACATACCCGTTGCCGTGGAGATGGCAAGTGAGAATATCAATGAGCAGACCGCTCTGCAAGATGACATTTCTGCTCATGACAAAATGGACGCCATCACTGACAAACTGGCCAAGAAGGAAGAAGTCGTGGATCAAAGCCTTGGTATCAAATCTGAGGAAGAAGATGAAGCGACTGATGAAAAGACTGCCGAACCCACTAAAGTGGAACCCAAAGATTCCGTTGTAGTAAAACCTATGGCAGAAGTGGATAAGAAGATGGATAcagaagaacaacaacaaaagatggACACCAAAGAGATACAAAAGGAAGAAGCTGACGAAAAGCATAAAAGCTCTGATGGTGTACTGAAGAAAGAGGAACTACAAGATGTTGATGTTGTAttgacccaaactatgaaagacAAACAGAGCCCCGTTAAGCTGAAAGAACCAACAGTGTTGGAGGATGTTCAAGAAACGACCAAAGATGGCAAAGATGTTCCGAAGGACTGCTCGGAGGATCCAAAACTGAAAGAAGTCAAATCTGAAGAGATCAGCGAGAAATCGGTGAAGGATTCAGTTAAGCAGCACGCTAGCGACAATGAAACCATGAAAGACAACAAAGGAGAGCCCACCATACGTTCAAATGGAGACAAACAAGAGACAGACACAGAATCATTTGACAGAGAAAAGATCCAAAAGACAGTTACCAGGGGTGACGTCAATGAGGTGGACGGGGGAGCTAAGGACAACATACCTGGAGAAGAACCCTTCGACACAGTGACCGCAGCTCCAAAAGAGGAGGAACAAGAATGTGATCAGGTTGAAACAGTTGTCATTAGCTCCAAAGAGAAGATGGTGAAAGAAAAGGATGTTGCTCATGTTGCTGAACTGAGCAAGGAAAAAAAGATGGAGCAGGAACAGGAAAAAGAAGCAACCTGTGAGACCAAAGATCTGCGTGAGACCAAATCAGAAGAGATCAAAACCACGTCTGATATGAAGGCGGAGGAGATCAGCgacaaagagagagctgaggtaGAACATGCCAAGGAGAAGTGGGAGCGAGAGGAGTTGCAAGAGAAGGACCTGGATGAACCCAGGATGGAATCTGCACAGGCAACATTGAGAGATACGGTCTTAGACCAAAGGCCTGCCTTCCTGGTGCAGTCTTCTGATGAAgaccaggaggaggaggaagatgaggaagaaTATATATGTATGGGCTCTAGACCTTTATCTGTTGAGCTGAGAAAACCCCAACCTGACTCCATTTCTGCCATCCAAACATCTACATTGAGCGATCGACCTGAAGAGGCCGCACCCAGACCGAGCGTAATAGTAATACCAATTCTAACCATGCAGGAACCTTCAGTGGATGAAGACATCAAAGACTTTTCAGCAGAAGAATGCGGTCTTTCTAATGACGTCGCAAAACCCGCAACTGCTCCTTCAACGACCACCCACCCGGAGCCGTCTTCAACTCCTGACTCGGGAACTTCTATTGAAAAACAAGAACCGTCCTCTGATTTATCATACACTCGGACAGAACCAGAGTCCGGCTCCAGCACTGAGAGTCAATCCAAAATCCAATCTCCAATAAGTCCTGGTGCTGGGAAACTTGACAAAGAGGCTGAGCGGGAAATGGAAGGAGAACGGGAGGCGGCTTCTCCAGGATTTTCACAGCCTTGTTCGTACTTCCTCTTGGACAAAGACTCGGATGACGGCAGGCCAACTGATGCTTTGAAATCAGAGGAGAGCACTGAGAACGGACAACAAAACCAAACTTTGGATGCATCCAAATATGACCCATATGAGAAGCCCGTTCCAAAAGATACTGCCACTCGAGAAGGGACAGGTGTGTTTGAAGGTCAGACTCTTGAGATTAGCATGGATGATAACAGGAGGATGAGCCAAACCAGGTCAGCCGTGTTCCTACACGAGGACCAAGTCAAAGAACCAACGTCCTTGAGCAGAGTTGATGACGACAGCCCGCAGAGTGACAGCCACCAAAGCGCATCACCAGAAGAAGAAAACAGAGAGAAAGGGCAAGAAGAAGAGCAGGAACGAGAGCAAAGAGCCGACGTGACTCCCGCTGACAGTTTTTCAGCTTTCAATATGCAAGACAATAAAATTTCCCAGGAGTCTTATAGTCCCAAAGAGGACAAACCAGAAAAATCAGAGAAAGAGAAGGAAGATACCCAGGAAGGAACTTCAGGAACGTTACAGACAGGAGAAAGGGATCAGGCCTCTAGTGGTGGTGTGCTTCACTCCGCTGGGCAGCAAGAAAgctggaaccaatcagatgtcaGCACTCCGTTCACACAAAAGGACACCGCAACGAAGGAGACGGAAAAATCGTCCAAAGACACGATGGCAGCAGAAAAAGATATTCTACCCCAAGATGCTTCATCCTCTGCAAGGGAAGAGCAAGAAGGTAAACTGAGAGCAGGCTTGAGCTCCTTGTCTTTAGATGACAACATTCTTGCCTCGGACAACAGTCAAGCCATGACGGACTTCCCCAAAGGTAAGGAACATTTGGTAGATGTACGCTTACTTGTAGCAGGTGAAGATTTCAAcgttgatgatgacgatgaagacgatgatgaggaagaggaggactcCAGTGATGTCGATATGGAAAAAGGTGCCAGGGAGCAGTCTGAAAAAGAAAGGTGCGGACGTAGTCCTAATGATAATACGACACCTTCTGAGGACTCAAATAAAACCTCTCCTGAGTTGAACTTCCAAAAAGAGGAGATGTTCTCCAAACCTACACCTGATCAAGCCTTTATGACGTCCAAGCAGGACACAAGTCAAATATTCCAATCTGGTGACACAAACTTTCTGGAGAAGGAAATGGTCTATGGAGCAACAGCTGCTGGTATGACCACATTTCCCGAGGCCAAGAGCGAAGCCGAAACGACAACAAGTGCTGTCAAAGAACCAAAACCTCTCGAAACAAAGGAAGACAAAACATGTTTATCCCCTGAGCCAGCATCACCCAGAATCGCCGAGGGTGTTGCTTCCTCTGAGATCCAGCGGTCACAGAACAAGGATGAAGACAAAGAACCTTTGTCGCCACCATCAGAAAACAGTTGCCAGTCATCACCCACGAGCAACCTCAgcagctcaacctcagcagtacCATCAGACCGACCCACGTCCGTATCTGTGCCTGCCTCTGGTCTCTTTGCTCTGCACACCGACACCTATGCCGATATCGGACCGGGTGGATCTGAAGGATACTCTGCTGTCACTCAAGTGGGTCCAAAAGATCAGCAGCACGAAAGTCATCCGGATGTATGTGGACCAGTAACCTTAAGGGAAGATGACCAAGAAGACAACCGAGTGGAAAGTTCAGCTCTGACTGCTAAAACCGAGAACCAGCTTTCCTGGTTACCTTGCGCCTTCACCACCTCTTCAGCCAGTAACACATCAGCCTTCTACAGTTTCACTCAGCATTTAGAAGACGCTGCGAGCAATTTAGCCCAGCAAGTGCCATTGCTCACTAGCAGCTCTGTAACCTCAGCTTCTGGTGCCCTTCAGAGAGACGAGTACATGGAGGTGATGACCAAACCTGCAAAGGAGTATCCTCAGGCTGAGGAGACCAAATTGTCGTCATCTGTTGGAGCAAGTATTGAGCTCTCCTCGTCAGAAGCTAGTTTTGATGTCTCTTCACAAAGGGCTGACAGGGTTCCTCAAGGGCCAGCAGATCTCGTACGTGACTTTGAAGGGCAAAACATGTCTCGAGATAAAAACACGTCGTCATTACAAACTACAGAAAGTAATTTGAATACAACAGATCCGAAGACTGCCACGACTGTTGCGTCGTTACCAGAAGTGCTGATGCAAACTGCTCCTCACGCTGCCTCTGTCACCTCAGCGAGTCCAAGTGGTGCTATGAACACCTCATGTGCCGTCGCAGACCCTCCACAAGCAGAGGAGGGAAAGCAGCCGAGCGTGAAGACCCCACATGATGAAAAGGAGAAGATGATGATCCAAGATGAAGGAGACCAAGAAACAAGAAAAACCGACACTGCGGTCGGTCAAATGGAATCAAAGTCCTCAGAGGATGAGATGTGCAAAGACAGCACTGAGAAGATGAAAGCTGCAGATGTCAAGTGGGAAAAAGAAGCCGACCTCCCAGAGGTTTCAGAGAAGCCTCTAGAGAGattggggacaaggcgaaggagtaGCATATCGGATTGGGAGCTGCTGCAGAAGCCTGATGATTTCCCAAGTGCCCCTCCGCTAGGTTATGGTGACCAAGATGAGGAAGCCTTCAAATGGATGGCGAGCATCCACGGTGCCTCCTCAGGAGCAACCTTGAGCAAAGCAAAAACCGATCGTCCGTCAGACTTGAACACAGGAGCCTTCTCTGCTTCCTCTCTGACTGATTCCTCTTATGACTACAAACAGCTTAAAGGAGAACTGTCTCCTTCCTTCATCAACCCGAGTCCACACCAGTTCTCCGGTGACGAGGGTGAAGAGGACGACCAAAGCGACCGTTCCCAGGAGGGAGGCGATGCGGTCCACGAGCAAAAATCTGTGAAAAGGAAATCGCACAAGCAAAGGCGTCACCATGGAGACGCCGGTCATCAGTTGTCTGGTGTCACTTTAGCCGGAGAGGAAACACCTCCCACATCGGTGAGTGAGTCGTTGCCTTCGCCGTCTGATTCTGATGTGCCGCCAGGAACCGAGGAATGTCCATCCATTACGGCCGAAGGCAACCTGGACTCAGATGAAGACGCTGAACATTTGCCTGCAGACAAATTGTCTGCCCCTGGTGCTGCCGGTGGCCAACGGCCCTCATCGCCAAGGGCAGCTCAGAAGACGCAGGATCCCTTCCCTACCTCGGTGAAGGACCCACCTCCACAACCTCCCCATCCACATGCGTGCATGGTGGATCCAGAGGCTGTCCTTCAGGACGTCAGCAGCACAGGAAAACCTCTCAAGAAAGACCCTAAGGGTCTCAGGAAAGCCAAACCCAAATCAGCTTCTCCTGCCCGAAAGGGGGACACAAAGAAGAGGTCCACCACGCCGGTGAAGCAGGCCCACAAGGACTCGGCCTCACCTCAATCAGCATCCCTCAGGAGGAAGGACCTGGAGAGGAGCTCCAAGCTCGTGAAGATGTCAGAGAACCAAGGTTCACAAAGTGACATCCTCAAGGGCCTGGTCAATGGAGTGAAGAGCAGTTCAG GAAACAACTCTCAGAAAGCTCCTTCGGCAGTCCCGCCCGGACCACCGGTCTACGTGGACCTGGCCTACGTGCCCAACCACTGCAGTGCCAAGAACGTGGACCAGGAATTCTTCAAGCGGGTGCGAGCGGCGTACTACGTGGTGAGCGGTAACGACCCGAGCAGCGGGGAGCCAAGCCGCGGGGTCCTGGACGCCCTGCTGGAGGGCAAAGCTCAGTGGGGCTCCAACCTGCAG GTGACCCTAATCCCAACACACGACACGGAGGTGACCCGTGAGTGGTACCAGCACACACACGAGAGGCAGCAGGACCTCAACATCATGGTCCTGGCCTCCAGCAGCACAGTGGTCATGCAGAACGAGTCTTTCCCTGCCTGCAAGATCGAGTTCTAA